The genomic stretch cacaaggcaagcacacatctggACCCTGaatcctcttggaatttccatctgaacactgctggaatccagAAGGTGGTAGCTGTctgtgtgcttctctgtatcTTTTTGGTCTTCTGTTTCTATCTTTCTGTTTCTatcttcttcttctgtttctgtgctcctgcaaattttgattaacatTAAGTTAACCAGGTTTAGAGTGTGaagttgaatgggccaagtCAATGTTTTTGAGAAGGGTTTTTTGTTGATCAAATATCTGCCCTAGTTTGACATAGAagagttttaaaaagtaataaaagtaaatccataaataattaactgaaactaaaacccaccacactcatcaatacattaattaagaaatctcaagattagaaaaatcttaaattaacaaaccaaaaaccactaCAGTGTCATAATAAATCTTTTGGTAAAGCTtgtctgattttctaaagttgccagtaaaggctgatttgttgttttgagctcctgagaatcTCTTGTTGGTATTTCTCTAGAGAGTCCACCTCAGAGTACACAAACAATTGTAATTTCTTATAAATATCTCATTGAGAGAGTTGTTTTTTAGTGGATGGGAgcagggcttgtgtgtcctgcttggcccagcccaggcagggctttcccagccacattccacactccatttcccagctggagccgctgctgcctctgagttgtgctgccccagccccagggacgcgttccttgtctgcccattcgcccacggtctctgggcagggatggcctcagtgggggctgctgacatcctcagcaacttggaggctgctgctgaatttcactgctccagaggcttgttcagccttcaggtcttcagtgcaggaattcagtatcccagggctcattaacattcagaacaccttaagAACCCAAGCCTCTGGAGTTTAAGTGTTCAAATATTTGTGGTTAATTTGATAGATTTCAGTAGTGTGTTCTAAGTGAATGccttatatttaaaaagacagtgagaaaacattttttaggtCCTGTTTGGGACTTTTTCCTGTTCATAAATCAGACTGTGCAGTCTCTTATTGACACTGAATCTAAGTAgctcctcatgcagtttgaatagatatgaaaatcaagacccttcatggctgacaatcaatcagactctgtaCCTAcacccaccccaccatttcccccatccaagccctggcactcagaagccttgtgcaaatctcagctccctccagcccaggctgcacctgcagctttcagctccttggctccaactcccacctgctttccttggagaaggagcttcctgagacacagagggatgttcatttcttttcagccaacaaagccaagggaagacacagctccatcaaatgcaaaagtcattcttCTCCCTGAGTCTGCCCTGCACCTGAtacccacagcctgtcctgtttccttcatccctgcattgccagggactTTGTGGGttaagggagctctgctctggggatggaggaAGATGCAGGTGCTACCATtggagtgggaaccacaactcatcaggtttgaCCTTTGGGGGTCAGGAGCTGGtgagactcagaggcacagaaagtttctcttcatggccaaCAGACCACAGTTGAACAGGACACAATTTAATAACAAtcacagcccttccctgagcAATGTGCAACATCCCAGCAGTATCTGATGAGTCCACCATCCACAGGTGATTTCCATATTAAAACTACTTTCAGACAAACATGGTTCTATGATAGATACAAACACAATTAGTTATTCTATCAGGATTCTTGTCCTGGAGTGGGGGAAAAACTGCTCCAACAAATCCTGATTTGCAAAGCTGTCAGTCctggatggagaagggaggtcAGGCTGCTTTTagtgctgaaaccagcctgactcatttcatctcctcctgtcctggctgatctcccctctttccccttccacccattggatttttttttccaaccagCCCCCCCGGTGAatagcctggctctgtgttctccatcccctccttgctggcactgccaggctgggatgaggagcccctcagccttccctgctccaggctggaccagcccagctccctcagcctctgctcacagcccatgggctgcagccccaccttggaggctCTTCTtagaccctgctccagctgccagacatctttcctgccctggggaacccaacccaggccacagtgacctggataatccgcgtccttgatgtcctggtcacacagccctggtcccttgtcccctgtcaggctctggggtggatgcTGCGGAACATCCTTTGCTGGAGGCTGTGACTCCGGGTGGGTTGGGAGgatcccaggggacagggaccctgctgggcatgaacagcattggacttgttgggagaaactgtgagggggagctggggcggagtgaccaacccagtgacctgacacagccctgctgggatgtcacacagcttctctgggatgTCACTGCCTGGTCTGTGAGGTCACAGCCCATTCTCTAATGTCACACAGCTGGTCTCTGATGTCACAACCAACTCTATGATGACAtagtctgctctgtgatgtcagactgctgccctgtgatgtcacaggtATGACCTATGATGTCACAGCTCCTCCATGACCTCACATCCCCCACTTTGTGATATCATAGCCCACTCTGTGACCTCAGGTtaccagatgataaattgtctCCACCTGTtgagctgacacctggagcttgttctccaaaaccccaggcCTATGGAAACCACATAATGCCCgttgtgtgagaaggggaactggaaaCTCACCACCCTCAGTGTCTTGTCAGCTCAGTCAGGCCCACTGGAACATCGGGGTCTGTGAACACAGGGACCAGCAGAGAGACCTCCAGGACAGAACAACGCATGGGTAGTGGGGAGAGGAAATGTGGTAATGATTTTGGAGAAATGATTATCATATGTGTGTTTAGTCCAGGGCAATCAATGAATTtgtgtgcaaaatacagaaaatgaacagaaacTTTCCTGTACTCAGCATGCACGGCTTTGAGAGGAGCTATTCCCTGTGCATCCCACTGAATAAAGAATGGTGTTTCTAAATGCTACACTAGGGTTAAGGacttttctgttttacagaatttttaGTAAGATtcccactgccaaggaaagctctgtctcctgctgttcacaaacagagatgggctggtggcagatgtgGGGCTTGGAGTctgcctggggcacagtgaccatgaaataataatgttttcgatgttctgtgaaagaaggaggggcagcaacAAAACTTCTACACTGGAATTAGGAAGGGGAGACTTTGGCTTATTTAGGATGCTGATTTGGGGAGTACCAAATCAGGTACTGATTCTTTAAAGGGAAACAGCCCTTATAAACAAAGTGGTCCAGGGAGGATGGACACGCTTCAAGAAAGTAATCTtaaggggatggagcagcctctgccagtgTGGCAAAATATGATCTAGTGAGGAAAATTACTGTCCTGGCTGCCCATGGAGCATTTGTGGGAACTCAGGGGTAAAAAGAGGGTGCATCACTTTTGAAAAGTGGAACAGGGAACTCAGAAAGTGTTTAAGAATGTTGTTAAGttatgcaaaaagaaaaggaaagaggtgAAAGCTCAACTAGAGCTTAACCTGGccacttctgtgaaaaataataggaaatgtttctataaataaaattatagcaAAACACCAGACAAACAGAACCTCTACTATTTATTGGATGCAGTAGGAAATACAGTAACTAGAGATAAAGACAAGGCTGAGCTACTTAACACCTTGTTTGTCTCAATTTTCAGTATTAGGAAAGGCtgtcctcaggacaagtgttctTCTTATCTGgtagatgggcacagggagcagaacagcccctgtaatccaggaggaagcagttgGTAACCTGCTGAGTCtctcagatgctcacaggtgtgtGGGATCAGATGAGATCCATCctagggggatgagggagctgtggatgagctccccaagctgctctccatcatttgcCATCAgtcctggctcagcagggaggtcccagaggactggaggtgccagtgtgagcccatccacaagaagggctggaaggaggagctggggaactccaaGCCTGTCAGTTGGACCTGGGTGcccggcaaggttatggaacagatcaccctgagtgccatcccagggcacccacaggatggccgagggatcagagccagccagcgtggatttaggggtggcaggtcctgcctgaccaacctggtctccttttatgacctGGTGACCCACCTGTGGatgtgggaaaggctgtggatttTGTGTGCCTGGAGTCCAGCAtagcctttgacactgtctctgacagcattccctggaaaagctgcagcccacgGCTTGGGCAGGTTCTCCTTGCTGGGAGATTTAAGAGCTGGTTggaggctgggcccagagagtgatggggatggtgctgcacccagctggtgtccaggcactggtggtgtcccccagggatctgtgctgggcccagtcctgtttaatatcttcactgatgatctggatgaggggattgagtccACCATTCACAaattgcagatgacaccaagctggggtgtgagtgtggatctgctggagggcaggacaagaagacacagccttaagctgcaccaggggaggtttaggatGGACcataggaagaagttcttcacagaaaggatgagtgggcattggaatgggctggaCAGGGGGGAGGTGGCAGAGTCACTGTCCCTCTCCAGAGGCACTTAGTGGcatggtctgggtgacaaggCAGTATTAGGGCattggttggacttgatgatcccaaaggtcttttccagcctatttgattctgtcattctgtgatgaatgggacactctggggccattgtgacactgcagggcctcatggaactaagaggaccatggtgacactgtgcagccccacagaaccaagggtccattgttgTGCTCTGGGGCCAAATGGAACCAGGGAGTGCACCGTGACACTCTGGGTCCTCGTGGAACCacagaggccattgtgacactgcagggccttgtgtaACCAAGGGGTTTCACCATTTTGACACTGCAAAACCAAGGAGATCTTTGGGAGACTCCAGGGCCcagtggaaccaaggggccattctGACACTGTGTGGCCTTGTGGAAACAAGGAGTCCATTGCGACACTGAGGAGACTTGTGGAATCACAGAGACCGTGGTGACAGCGTGGGACCTCATGTAACCATGGGACCATTGTGACGCTCTGGGGCCaaatggaaccaaggagaccattgtcATATTttggggccccatggaaccaaggagaccattgtcACATTTTGCACCcacatggaaccaaggagaccattgttgCTCGGCATGGTCTACTGGAACCAAAGAAATCAGTGTGACAGTGCAGGGCCTGGTGTAACCAAGtggccattgtgacactgaggggtcccatggaaccaaggatatctttgcagatgacaccaagctggatGTGAGTGTTGATCTGTGGGAGCACAGAAGGGCTTTCCAGAaagacctggacaggctggactGAGGGGCTGGATCCAGAAATTTTAGGTTTAACAAATCCAAGTACCAGGCCCTGCAATTTGGCcccagtgctacaggctgggaacagagtggctggacagcagccaggcagaaagagacctgcagggactgatggacagcaggctggacatgagccagcagtgtgcccaggtggccaagaaggccaatggctcctggcctggatcaggaatggtgtggccagcaggagcagggctgctgggccagcactgatctgccccagctcttcacacagacattgctgctgcagctccagagaaggcaacaaaagggcatctctacagaaaactctgctgggagatcCATTAGTTCCTTAAAGCCACCAAAAGCAcagcccctcattgacacagtctgtggCCACATGGAAGGTGGAGAGAAGCAAAATTAGAAATgcacaaacaatgacatttatttgtagatattatttaaaaagcaaaacaaagaaaaggaacttccaaaatgaaaccaacaaGAAGTATCAAAGATGatttttattacaagtgatttgcAGGAActggccagcagtttaatgttcctgaaagcatccagtcatcagtctccacactgcagccttgagctccgGGTTCCTCAGGCTatagatgagggggttcagggctggagtaaccaccgagtacagaactgacagggccagatccagggatggggaggagatggaggggggcttctGGTAGGCAACTGCTACAGTGCTGACAAACAGGGAAAcaacagccaggtgagggaggcaggtggaaaaggctttgtgccgtccctgctcagaggggatcctcagcacgaccctgaagatctgcacataggagaaaacaatgaacacaaaacagccaaataTAAAACAGACACTAACTGTAAGAAGACCAAGTTCCCTGAGAtaggagtgtgagcaggagagcttgaggatatgagggatttcacagaagaactgatCCAAGGCATTGCCATTGCAcaagggcagggaaaatgtattggctgtgtgcagcagtgaatagagaaaggcactggcccaggcagctgctgccatgtgggcacaagctctgctgcccaggagagtcccgtagtgcaggggtttgcagatggacacgtagcggtcgtagcacatgatggtcaggagagaaaactctgctgaaatgaagaacacaaaaaaaaaagagctgtgcagcacatccagtgtaggagatgttcctggtgtcccagagggaattgtgcatggctttggggacagtggtgcagatggagcccaggtcgctgagggccaggttgagcaggaagaagaacatgggcgtgtgcaggtggtggccgcaggctacggcgctgatgatgaggccgttgcccaggagggcagccagggagatgcccagcaagaggcagaagtgcgggagctgcagctgccgtgtgtctgccaatgccagcaggaggaagtgcctgatggagctgctgttggacatttgctggggCTGGCCATAGGGACCTGTTCATGGACAAAAGGACAGTGAAGAGTTTGAGGAGATAAATGTAATCAAAATCAAAGCCATTTCCCATATACCCTCCTCTGtaaaacacagacacaggctTCAGTGTTGAAGAGTTGTGAGGTTTTCTTTTTGAGATGCCTCCATGTCTCTGCTGGTATTTTTGCATATCAAAccctcagcatttctgctgccctCAGAGAGAACAGAGTGAGTTCCCTGGGTCAAGATGATGAGTGGAGACTGAGGGGAGTTGGTCTTTCATTCTGACTTGTTCAGAGATTCTTTGGGCTTGAGTCTCTCTCCGGTGCAGGGTGATCACCTTCCCTGCTTCCCCTAAAATGTCGCCAGGTACTGCTTAGAGCAGATGAATCCAGTACAGCCAAGCTCCACATTCGTAGCCAAGGACTCACGTGTCTAATTTCACTGATCAcctctctgcttcctggagattttcctcctgcaggtgtttccctgtgcctgatatctccctggcagcactgacagaccccaaatctctgtgcacTCTCCTTAGCCGGACATAACCCTCCCTGTTTGCAGGGCACTGGCTGGGGGCAGGTTCTGTTTGCAGCTTGGAGAGAggacagctcagactgagcctgaTGGCTCCAGCAaaggggatgctgctgcagtcCATTGGCCGTGTGGATGAAAGAACattagggattttttgtggaCCTATTGATCAGTGAAAGGAACAGTTTGGATGTCTCAGGCATGGATAAAATAATAACTGATAATTTATACTACCTTTAATATTTAACCCTCCCTTCCCAACATTCTCTAATACTAGGAAACTGAATACAAAGTCTTAGAAAGTTTCCTTATTTTTATCAAAATCCTTGACTTGGAAATATTCTCTGACTGATCAGAACCCCTCAGCATGTCAGAGCTTCTTGAGCATTTCACATCCCCTGCACCAGAAATACTCAGAGTTGTACTCACAGAATCTGTAGGCAATGAGATGTTCCAGCATTACGAGatcactccaggagctgcagctgcattgtcctgcagccagaggttcctgtgccaagggctggcagtgattctcCCCCAgacacttctcagcaccttcccagccctgactgattgaagctctctgtgcctctgtgctatgcccggggtggctgcaggcagtgccccagccctgctggacttgcagaagagctgctcatcaagagaaatgtgcttttgaagctcttcttggttaccaggagctgcctctgtgccaggagcccagtccagctcagcagcacagacacagcacaaggactttaatgagcctctggggctttgtgctctgaCTGACTGAGGGTGGCTGCGACTGactgaacatcagtccctgagagggagctgaagaaacctctccagaactccaaggcagaatccaactccaaagtttcttggacttttaatgggtcccactgagggataccactgagaaagtgtccccaggccccaggcagagcagagaactggaggcactGATggcaggtggggacaaagagaagccaagtcttggtgccctggggcacagcagggtctgtgccaccaaggactgtgaggagacaccttgtcctgaggccctggggtctcctggcacagccccagccaggctgggcactgtcagccccttgtcctgccctcagcatccccccccagcccacatcccagtggcctcaaggacCTGCTGGAAGGAATCCCTTGGGACCCTTGCTCAGGAGTTGCCCTGGGGGCTTCTTAAtgctcccaggggctgcaggtttTTCACAGGACTTCGGGTTTTGCTTTGGCCTTGAATTTCTGAGAGATTTTTGCAATCATGCCCTCCAATtctctgctgtaattagtccctggagaggctttatcagtaacaacactcactGGGGCTCATTACTActtcaaggtacttcagttattttaaggtacttggtgtttcccttttgatacagactctgtgagaggtttgtgcaatcatggccccaattatctgctttaacaAGTCCCTTGAGAGCtctgtactgacactcagtggtGCCCATTAATGTCTTGAGATACTCAAagtttttaaggtactttatgGATTTAAGAATACTTTTAGTTACTTTTAAGGTGTTTCCTTCccacactgagtctctgagaggtttttgtgccatcctggcctccaattctctcctccaaggagtccATAAGGAGCCTGTGTTGAGTATCTTCCTCCTTTCTGTCTTACAAcaaagatggaactgaaagaattttgtaagtTTTTCTAGAAGGATCCAAATAAACATGGGACAATTAACAATACAACAGCAACCACTAAGAGAATGAAT from Zonotrichia leucophrys gambelii isolate GWCS_2022_RI unplaced genomic scaffold, RI_Zleu_2.0 Scaffold_38_522144, whole genome shotgun sequence encodes the following:
- the LOC135460409 gene encoding olfactory receptor 14J1-like, yielding LHYGTLLGSRACAHMAAAAWASAFLYSLLHTANTFSLPLCNGNALDQFFCEIPHILKLSCSHSYLRELGLLTVSVCFIFGCFVFIVFSYVQIFRVVLRIPSEQGRHKAFSTCLPHLAVVSLFVSTVAVAYQKPPSISSPSLDLALSVLYSVVTPALNPLIYSLRNPELKAAVWRLMTGCFQEH